A portion of the Sulfuricurvum kujiense DSM 16994 genome contains these proteins:
- the purN gene encoding phosphoribosylglycinamide formyltransferase, protein MKKIVALFSGEGTNLANLITKIHLKHAAIVCAITNNPEAGGIAKARSAGIPVEILDHRDFESRELYDEALVSLIQEYNPDLVVLCGFMRILTPVFTSQIRSINLHPALLPAFKGARAIERSFESDEKVCGVSVHWVTDELDGGEIILQKSFTKNPNDNLEEFTAKIRAIEHEVLPLSILKVLHD, encoded by the coding sequence ATGAAAAAAATCGTTGCCCTCTTTAGCGGCGAGGGGACCAACCTCGCCAATCTGATCACAAAAATCCATCTTAAGCATGCCGCAATCGTTTGTGCTATCACCAATAATCCCGAAGCGGGAGGTATTGCCAAAGCCAGAAGTGCCGGCATACCGGTCGAGATACTTGACCACCGGGATTTTGAGAGTCGCGAACTCTACGATGAAGCGTTGGTTTCACTCATCCAAGAGTACAATCCCGATCTCGTAGTGCTGTGCGGGTTTATGCGGATTCTTACCCCCGTATTTACATCGCAGATCCGTTCCATAAACCTCCATCCCGCACTTCTCCCTGCGTTCAAAGGTGCCCGGGCAATCGAACGCAGCTTCGAAAGCGATGAAAAAGTATGCGGAGTCAGTGTACACTGGGTCACCGATGAACTAGACGGCGGTGAAATAATCTTGCAAAAAAGTTTTACTAAAAATCCTAATGATAATTTAGAAGAATTTACTGCTAAAATTCGCGCAATCGAGCATGAGGTTCTCCCTCTGAGCATACTAAAAGTTTTACATGACTAA